ACGGGACAACATCCTTCACTCCCGTAACCAACCTACGCCAACGTAACGAGGGGTTGACGGGCCGTGATCTTCACCACCCGGGGGATTTGGAACGGGTACGCGTGAGGCCGGGGCCCCCCTCGGGTCCCGGCCTCACGCGTGTCATCGCTCCGACGGCGGCTGCCGTCAGATGCTCACGCCCTTCGAGCGGAGGTAGCTCAGCGGGTCGATGTCGGAGCCGTAGGACGAGCCCGTGCGGATCTCGAAGTGGAGGTGCGGGCCGGTCGAGTTGCCGGTGGAACCGGACAGGCCGATGGTCTGGCCGCCGGTGACGCTCTGGCCGGAGAAGACGGACAGCGAGGAGAGGTGGGCGTACTGCGAGTAGTTGCCGTCCGCGTGCCGGATGACGACCTCGTTGCCGTACGCGCCGCTCCAGCCGGCGGAGACGACGGTGCCCGCGCCGACCGCCCTGACGGTGGTGCCGGAGCTCGCGATGAAGTCGACACCGGTGTGGTAGCCCGAGGACCACATGCTGCCGGCGACCTTGTAGGCGGTGGAGACGCCACCGCCGACCGGGGACACGAACCCGGTCGCGGACTGCTTGGCGGCGGGGGCCTCGGCGGCGGATTCCTGCTGCGCCGGAGCGGCCTTCTTCGCCGGCTGCGGAGCCGTCTCGGGGGCGGCCTTCGGCGCGGTCTTCGGGGCGGCTGCCTTCGGAGCGGGCGCGGAGTCGGCCGGAGCCGCCTGGCCCGCACCGCCGAGGGTCAGCTTCAGGCCCGGGTGGATCAGCGACGGGTTGGTGCCGACGGCCTCGCGGTTGTCGGCGTAGAGCTGCTCCCAGCCGCCGGACAGGTTGCGCTCGGCGGCGATCTTCGAGAGGTAGTCGCCCGGCACGACCGTGTAGACGGTCGGCGCGGCGGTCGCGCCCTGGAGCGAGACCGGGGCCTGCGGGGCC
This genomic window from Streptomyces sp. NBC_01351 contains:
- a CDS encoding M23 family metallopeptidase translates to MPAKGKHRRPKSLSISRGFAVAGTGGAALALPLMGAAGAHAAGAPAAAPAAVAGTTAVAPVVAPQAPVSLQGATAAPTVYTVVPGDYLSKIAAERNLSGGWEQLYADNREAVGTNPSLIHPGLKLTLGGAGQAAPADSAPAPKAAAPKTAPKAAPETAPQPAKKAAPAQQESAAEAPAAKQSATGFVSPVGGGVSTAYKVAGSMWSSGYHTGVDFIASSGTTVRAVGAGTVVSAGWSGAYGNEVVIRHADGNYSQYAHLSSLSVFSGQSVTGGQTIGLSGSTGNSTGPHLHFEIRTGSSYGSDIDPLSYLRSKGVSI